One Panicum virgatum strain AP13 chromosome 9K, P.virgatum_v5, whole genome shotgun sequence genomic region harbors:
- the LOC120650328 gene encoding probable E3 ubiquitin-protein ligase ARI3, with translation MDSDDDLYDGDCGYDDEDEAMEGDDDGAGDGFYDDDDDCGHEEDPVRRERPLEFTAIKKESLSMAQQQDLSMVMGMFNIKQHHARALLIHYRWDTYRLNDHLERKGQDRMLMEAGVVLQQQESNSAVVPPPAAASKKRTKPSRKKTKVTCEVCFEDSSPGAFWTMDCGHSFCNDCWTGHFSAALDGGSKQIRCMAFRCPAICDEDAVRRLLGRRDPAAAERFHDFLLRSYVDDNSAVKWCPSVPHCGRAVRLAAADGEPPACEVECPCGACFCFRCAAPAHSPCPCAMWARWEAKGRGEGENVKWMLANTKSCPKCFKPIIKDGGCNLITCKCGQHLCWLCGGATGFSHTWTSIANHSCNRFEAEEKKKVDDARRHVRRYEHYYTRFESHDASCRAEREQLGPAVAARAARLEALGGCLLKDASWLGSAHQSLLACRQALARSYAFAYYMFDGEETPTRPPLEPGGLPMVRRQDLFEDYQEQVEANVERLSKLLTELPEEEEEVLRVRQHAVNHTGTVEKLCRQMYSCIQDELLPMLVEPMSIMSYQPGGPSKATELPA, from the exons GCCATTAAAAAGGAGTCCCTTTCAATGGCACAG CAACAAGACCTGTCCATGGTGATGGGCATGTTCAACATAAAGCAGCACCACGCGCGTGCTCTCCTGATCCACTACCGTTGGGACACATATCGCCTCAACGACCACCTGGAGAGGAAAGGGCAAGACCGCATGCTCATGGAGGCAGGCGTCGTGTTGCAGCAGCAGGAGAGCAACAGCGCGGTGGTTCCACCACCAGCGGCTGCCTCCAAAAAGAGGACGAAGCCCTCTCGAAAGAAGACGAAGGTGACCTGCGAGGTGTGCTTCGAGGACTCctccccgggcgccttctggaCCATGGACTGCGGGCACTCCTTCTGCAACGACTGCTGGACGGGCCACTTCTCCGCCGCCCTCGACGGCGGCAGCAAGCAGATCAGGTGTATGGCGTTCAGGTGCCCCGCCATCTGCGACGAGGACGCGGTGCGGCGCCTCCTCGGCCGCCGGGaccccgccgcggcggagcggtTCCACGACTTCCTCCTCCGGTCGTACGTGGACGACAACAGCGCCGTCAAGTGGTGCCCCAGCGTCCCGCACTGCGGCCGCGCCGTCcggctggccgccgccgacggggaGCCGCCGGCGTGCGAGGTGGAGTGCCCCTGCGGCGCCTGCTTCTGCTTCCGGTGCGCGGCGCCTGCGCACTCGCCGTGCCCTTGCGCCATGTGGGCGCGCTGGGAGGCCAagggccgcggcgagggcgAGAACGTCAAGTGGATGCTCGCCAACACCAAGAGCTGCCCCAAGTGCTTCAAGCCCATCATCAAGGACGGCGGCTGCAACCTCATCACCTGCAAGTGCGGGCAGCATCTCTG CTGGCTttgcggcggcgccaccgggtTCTCCCACACCTGGACCAGCATCGCCAACCACAGCTGCAACCGCTTCGAGgccgaggagaagaagaaggtggaCGACGCCAGGCGGCACGTGCGGCGGTACGAGCACTACTACACCCGGTTCGAGAGCCACGACGCGTCGTGCCGGGCGGAGCGCGAGCAGCTCGggccggccgtggcggcgcgcgcggcgaggctgGAGGCGCTCGGCGGCTGCCTGCTCAAGGACGCGTCGTGGCTGGGCAGCGCGCACCAGAGCCTGCTGGCGTGCCGCCAGGCGCTGGCGCGCTCGTACGCGTTCGCCTACTACATGTTCGATGGCGAGGAGACGCCGACCCGGCCGCCGCTGGAGCCCGGGGGCCTGCCCATGGTGCGGCGGCAGGACCTGTTCGAGGACTACCAGGAGCAGGTGGAGGCCAACGTGGAGCGGCTGTCCAAGCTGCTGACGGAgctgccggaggaggaggaggaggtcctGCGGGTGAGGCAGCACGCCGTCAACCACACCGGGACCGTCGAGAAGCTGTGCCGGCAGATGTACAGCTGCATCCAGGACGAGCTGCTGCCGATGCTCGTCGAGCCCATGTCCATCATGTCGTACCAGCCCGGCGGCCCCAGCAAGGCCACTGAGCTGCCGGCATGA